The Vicia villosa cultivar HV-30 ecotype Madison, WI linkage group LG1, Vvil1.0, whole genome shotgun sequence genome includes a region encoding these proteins:
- the LOC131627219 gene encoding temperature-induced lipocalin-1-like, with protein sequence MGNKLGKEPEVVKGVDLERYMGRWYEIASFPSFFQPKNSENTRATYTLNSDGTVHVLNETWNNGKRNSIEGSAYKADPNSDEAKLKVKFFVPPFLPIIPVLGNYWILYLDEDYQYALIGEPTRKYLWILCRQTHLDEEIYNQLVEKAKEEGYDDVTSKLHKTPQSDPPPE encoded by the exons ATGGGAAACAAGCTAGGAAAGGAACCTGAGGTCGTGAAGGGTGTAGACTTAGAGAGATACATGGGTCGTTGGTACGAGATTGCTTCTTTTCCTTCGTTTTTTCAACCCAAAAACAGTGAGAACACAAGAGCTACCTATACTCTAAACAGTGATGGAACTGTTCATGTCCTCAACGAGACATGGAATAATGGTAAAAGAAACTCCATAGAAGGAAGTGCTTATAAGGCTGACCCTAATAGCGATGAAGCCAAACTCAAGGTCAAGTTCTTTGTTCCTCCGTTCTTGCCAATCATTCCTGTCCTTGGAAATTACTGGATCTTGTACCTTGATGAAGATTATCAATATGCTCTCATTGGTGAACCTACCAGAAAATATCTTTGG ATATTATGCAGGCAAACTCATTTGGATGAAGAAATCTACAATCAACTTGTTGAGAAAGCTAAGGAAGAAGGGTATGATGATGTGACCAGCAAATTGCACAAGACTCCACAAAGTGATCCTCCACCTGAGTAA